The genome window CCTGTCGTAGCAACCTCAGATCCACAGGCAGACAACATCAACAGGGACAGCATCAAGCTTGTTCCCCCAAGTATCTTTTTCTTCAATCGTTCCATTAGAAATACCCCTTCCATTTTGAAATAAAAATAAGATCGACAAACAGATGTTATTTGCATCAGCGACCGTTTGAACATATAGACAACAGTTTACCACAGCCCAAGTCTGATGTATCTGCTACTTTGGCTCCGGGTCTAACTGATCATAGGACATATTACTAATGGTTGATCTACTCATTTGCTGTCGAACGAACACGTCCACTCATAATAACTAAAAAAGAGTGGTCAGTAGATCTGATCACTCTTCTAGCTTTCCCTATTTCAATCCGCCCAACAGTATAGGCTTCGTTGAACTTCCTTTACTCCGGTTTATCTGTCAGCTTCACCGATACTTTCTCCGCTTTGCCATCCCGGTAGAAGGTCACTTCAATCGTATCCCCAATCTTCTTCTGATCGTACAGATACTTCCGCAGATCCAGCGTGGAGGTAATTTTTTGCCCGTCAAATTCCGTAATGACATCATTCAGCTTCATACCTGCTTCAGATGCGGGACCCGATGCCTCCAGTACAACCACACCGCTATCCACGTGAGATGGCAGCTTCAGATCCTTGCGCTGTTCGTCATCCAGGGGGGCATATGGGTTGCTCAGATCCACCGTGTATACGCCCAGGTATGGACGAGATACTTTGCCGTTCACCAGCAGGGAATCTACGGTTTTCATCACTTCGTTCATCGGAATCGCGAAGCCGAGACCTTCCACACCCGTATCCGAGATTTTCATCGTGTTGATGCCGACCACTTTACCGTTCAGATCGACGAGTGCACCGCCACTATTACCCTCATTAATAGCCGCATCCGTCTGGATCACGTTTTGCTCCCAGTCGTACACACCATCCTGATTAATCGATACAGGTAGAATACGATCTGTGTAACTGACAATACCGGAGGTCAGCGTACCGCCCAGACCGAGCGGGTTTCCAATCGCCAGCACCGTTTGACCGCGCTGAAGTTTACTGGAATCACCGATTTCCGCCACTGCACCCAGCCCTTTATCTTCTGCGGATAATACAGCAATGTCGCTCACACGGTCCTTACCGACCAGCTTCGCTTTATGTGTCTCCCCGTCCACAGTCACGATCTCCAGGTCACTCGCACCTTCCACGACGTGGTGGTTGGTCATAATGTAGGCCTTACCATCTTCCTTCTTGAAAATGACCCCTGATCCCAACGCAGAATCTTCCATCGACAGGCTGCTGCCCGTTTTATGGTTCACGATGCTCACAACAGAAGGGCGCACCTTCGCCGCTGCCTGGATAATCCGGTCGTATGGATCAGCTGCCTGTGCTGTCTGAGCACCGCCTCCACCACCATTACCTGTAGCATTAGCCAGCGGTAACGATGAGGGCTGTGTGATGAAGCTAAACAGCATGACGGTCACGATGGAACTGATCACCGAACTAATCACAGCTACTTTCACTGTGGAGCTGATTCCCGTACGCGATCTGCGCGGATTACTCCAGCGGTCACGTCCACGTGCTCTGCCTCCAGGGCGAATGATTTGAAGTTTGCCTTTCTGTTCAGGTTCGGCGCGTCTTGATACTTTGGTTGAATAAAAATCGTCTCCAAACAATCCCATCGTGATCCTCTCCCCTTCGTTGTCACGCATCAAGACCCTGACTGCCGCCTAAGTTGTCGCATGGATCAACGATGGAGTTCTCACATACACCACTCCGCCAACAGCCGAACCTTCCGATCGCTGTTACTCACAAATTTTTTTGATTCCCTCTTCCAAGGTAAAAATTTGTTCATAGCGTATGCTTCCGAAGCAGCTTTCTTTCAGAAAGCTTCCAGGCGATCGCTCTGTTTCTTCAGGTTTCTTCTGTCGTCTACGTTACGTGAAGACTCCAACGGTTTCCCATGCTTTTTTGCATTTTATAAAATGGTCTTTCATATCGCCGCATCCCGGCTTCTAATCGAATAGAGATACAGCGTCTATGTACAACAGAACGGACACGCCATTCTGTCAGTGACTCTATCAATCATGCTCTCGCATTCTATGACATGCCATTTCACACGCAAAACAGCCAAAATCACAATGCTCCTCATATACTAAACACGCCAAATCCCAAAAAGTTGCATAATAACGAAAATTAACGCACATTTCTGCTATAACGCGTTTAACAATAAAGGTCCATAGTATCTATCACCACAAAATCCGGTTCGCTAAGCGCCGTTTTGGCCATTTTGAAGAACTTTTTCATCCCTGCATGGTCACAGGTTCAGCATACACGCCTTATCACTGAAATGTTAGCGGCAAAAAGAGGAATGTTTTCCATCAAGCCTGACTACAATAATAGTAAAAGACAATTCAAAGCTTCATAGAGGAGGAAGTATACATGGATCGCACGCGTACACTCACAGCCATGGACGAAGTTCATATGGCGGCCAAGCTGGCCGATCTCAAGGAAGAACACTATCGCAATACCCTTGCACTGAGTACCATCATCGAACTGCTTATTGATAAACGCATCCTAACCCGCGAGGAAGTCGAGCGCAAAGCCGCCGAACTGGACAGCTTTATGGCTCACCCACCCTATCCCATGGCGTAGGCCGGTCGTAATACGTATCACAGAGTTTGAACTCATGATCCCGATAAAAGCATCCACGGCTCTCCATCGCGTCACGCACCGACATTTTCGCCAAGTCCATCATATTATGGTCCCGGCTAAGATGTGCCAGATACGTGCGCTTGATGCGTCCGTTCATCAGTTCACTAAGCGCTGCCCCTGCTGCTTCGTTCGACAAATGCCCAATGTCGCTCAGAATCCGGCGCTTGGTGTTCCACGGATAACGCCCCATACGCAGCAATTCGACATCATGATTCGCCTCCAGCACCAGCACGTCGGAATCAGAGATCGCATCGCGAACCTTGTCGCTCATGTATCCCAGATCGGTTGCAACAGACAGCTTCTCACTGCCGTCATCGAACGTATACCCTACTGGCTCAGCCGCATCATGCGAGATGCCGAAGGATTCCACGCGCAGTGACCCAAAATCATGCTTTTCACCCGTCTCAAAAATCCTCCGGTTTTCCTCTGGAATCGACCCAACCGACTTTTCCAGCGCCGCCCACGTATTCAGATTCGCGTAGATTGGTAAATTATATTTCCGAGACATCGCGCCTAGTCCTTTAATGTGATCGGAATGTTCATGTGTAACCAGAATCCCGTCCAGTTCTGCCCCAGAAATCTCCCTTTCCTGAAACAGTGCATCCAATCGCTTCGCACTAAGACCCGCATCAATCATGAGAGAGGTCCCCCCATGCTGTATGACCGTGGCATTACCTGTCGAACCGCTGGATAACACGGTAAAATATATCCCCATAACGCATTACTCCCCTGGTTTGTCTGTCTTGGGACTGAATACATCCCCACTGATGCCCTGCACGTACAACACTTCGCCACTTTCCAGCACGAACCGCCATGCCGGCATCGCTACCTGTATATCTGAATTGAACAACTGGCCGTAATAACCCAGCTGAATATCTTTGACAATCGCATCATTTGGCAAAAAGTTCTCGATCAGCGTTCCCAGCGCCTTCGACGCCGGAAGTACCTGCTGATCGCTCTCCTCTGCGGTTGTAATCCGCACCGGAGTCTGACGGTAACCCTTTATTTTCTGGTCGCTGTAGAACAGCTCCAGACTCACATTGAAGAGCGGCCATTTGCCATCCACCAGTGGGTGAAGCACAAAAGCCCCATCCTCGGCCATCAGCTGATCCAGCCGGTATGTCCCGATCTGTGGAATCTCACGCTGTAATGCATCTTCCAGCTCACTCTGTGAGAAAATCAACTTGCTATCTACCGGCTGTTCCAGCTCCATATCAACACCAGCCTTTTGCTCTTCAATGAACTCATAGGACAACTTCGGCAACTTCGGCGTTTCATTCGGAATCGGAGCCAGCACCTGAATGCCCTTCTCTTCCATTGCCTGCTGTGTATTGTCTGCCAGTGAGGTGAAGTCCAGATTGGCTCCGGCCGTCTCCCGCGCATCCATCCAGATCTGGTAACCCAGCACCAGATTGAGCAGCAGAAAGGCATAGATCAACACATTTTTCGCCCGTCCCCAATCCAAAACATCCACCTCCCACTTAACTGACTGAAATACAAATACTTTTAACCCCTCTTGGAAAATGGGTCCCACTCCGCTTGTAGCACTACACTCCTCTGCTCGCTAACGAACTCCACGCGGCTTATTAGCTCCATTTCCCGCAAGTTTGTAATCTAACGAATCGAAGAGAAGTTATTTATAGCATTTATAGGCTTTCTAACGGTTTTCACCCGTTTTCAGCCGGAATAACGTCGCTAAAGTTCGTTAGATTTTGCGTTATAGGCTAATCCGGCATTTAAGGCGTCTCAAATTCGTTAGCCGTTAGCCCTCTGCCCGAGGATAACCATCATCTCCCTTGGGCAGTTCACATCTATTGATCAGGAGGTTATTCTGCACGCGTAGTGATAAAGTACAGCTACTCTTTGGTTTAAAGACTATAACCCATCAAGATACGGTAGTCTCCTCCCCGTTTCCAAAGCGAATAACCCATACCGGAATCAGCCTTAGTCCATCCTCAGTTGTAGAAGGACGATACGCTGGATATACATCCACAACCTGGCGATTCTCACCTGCGACCTTTTTAATCAGAGCCTTCAGCTTGTCTCCGCCAGGCAATTTGACCGATTTCTTGGTCTCTGCACCTTCGTTCAGGTACTCCAGCGATCGTTCATAACTGGATACCGTCTCCTGCTGCATCTCCATGCTAATCGTGCCGAAGCGGAACTGCATGGAATCCATAATCGGATAACTGCCGTAATACTGCTGGAATTCAAGCCGTGTTTTGCTGTCCGTGGTCCCCAGCATCATGCGTGACCGGCCTTTCCAGCCCCCATGCTGATTCACAAAATCAACCGCAGACAACGCATCCTTCGCAGGATCAATCTGTCCTGCTGGCGGTGCCGCCGGATCGGTGTAACTGATCCAGCGCTGTTCCTGTTTCACCTGCAGACTACGTTTACTGTCCGTGTAAATCTCAGACCCGTCTTTTTCCCGGATGTTCCGGGTCATGCTTGGGTCGAAGAACAGACTGCGCTGCATCTGCTCAACCGTGAACTGACCTGTCGGCACATCCGCCTCAATAGTCTCCAGAGGTTCGGCCGGGATATAATAACCGCCATCCATTAAGGTATATGGCGTCCAGTTCGTACCGAAGTCAACATGCTGCTGCACGTCTTGTACGGTCAGGTCCGCCTGCGTTGCTTCATATACCACGTCTCCCTTGGCGCTGAAGAACAGCGCATGGGCCTTCGTTTCATTTTTAGCCGTATAGATCGAGATTCGGTTAATGGTCTCTCCTTGGAATAAGGAATCCGTCCCGAGCCGCATTACCCGCTGCAACAATGCTACGGGAATCCCTTCTTTGAACGATAGCTCAAACCCAGGGTTCTCCTTGCGAATCTGATCCCAGTTCACCGATTGCACGCTACGGCGCTGAAAATCATCGAACGTCCGCCCCTGCAACCTTGAATAGATCAACTGATAGAACGTATTGCCAGGGTAAAACACCGTATGTTTATCCTCACCCAGATGAATAATCATCTGATCAGGGAAGATCAATTCTTCAATATTGCGTTCCTGACCCATATTTTCTGTCTTCACATAGTTCGTCTCTGACGTCACAATGGAATCGCCGCCTCCGGGCAGACGGTAGATTAGAAAATAACTCTGAACCAGACTGGCTACAACAAGGGCAGCAAGCACCAATGATTTAATCCGTTCCTTCACGGTGCTCACCCCCTTCCTCACGCATCGGCAGTGTGAACGTTACTGTCGTGCCTACGTCCACTTCAGACTCCAGAGAGATGCTGCCATCATGCGCCTTCACAATTTCCCGGGCAATGGACAGTCCTAATCCTGTACCTCCCATACTGCGAGAACGAGCCTTGTCCACCCGGTAAAACCGCTCAAAAATGCGATCCAGATCGCGCTGTGGAATACCCATTCCGGTATCTGATACCGAGATGGCAAGGGCGTGTCCATCACTGCGTCTAGCCGCAATCGTAATGGTGCCGCCTTCCAACGTATATTTCAGCGCATTGGATACGACATTATCCAGCACCTGATCAATCTGGTCTCGATCCAGTGGAACAGCCGGAATATCATTCTCCACAGACAGCACTGGCTGAATATCCTTCTGATGCATCTGGAACGAGAAGCGATCGGTCACTTCCTCCAGCATTTCCAGAATGTCGGTTGGTTGTTTCCTCAGCAAAGCCTCTTTGGAATCCAGCCGCGACAGGTGCAGCAGATCCGTAACCAGCCTGATCATTCGCTCCGTCTCGTTCTGAATAACACTAACAAAACGACCGGCAAGCTGCGGGTCTTCCAGTGCACCGTCATCCAACGCTTCCGCGTAACTCTTGATCGTAGTTAGTGGTGTACGCAGTTCATGGGATACATTCGCCACGAATTCACGCCGGGATGCCTCAAGCTCTTCCTGTTCGGTAACATCCTGAAGTACGGCAATTGTTCCCGTGATCCCCCGTTCACGCCGATGAACCGGTGTGAACGTCATCCGAATGACCACAGGCTCTTCTTGTCCTGCGGGTGCAATTTGCAGCAGCGTAGAACCTGTGAACCCACTCGCGAGAGCTTCCGCATCCTCCGGATCAATGCCGAGTAATATGGCAAAATGTCTTCCTTCAATATCCGCAGGATGCATACCCAGTATGCTGCTGGCACGACGGTTTACGAGAATGACTTTCCCGTACTCATCCGTAGCTACCACACCATCACTCATATTGGTCAGAATGGAGGTCAACTTCTCCTTCTCCTCTTCATTCTGCGAGAGTGCATCCCGAAGCCTGCTGGTCATATAGTTAAAAGCCCGACTGAGCTGACCAATCTCATCCGTGCCAAATACAGGTGTCTGCTGATCAAAGTTACCTTCTGCGACCGCTGTCGCCCTCCGAGTCACTTCCTTAATCGGCTGCGTAATCGTATGGGACAGGATCACGCCAAGCACTGCCGTTAACACTAAGGCAATCAGGATACCGGAGATGAAGATTTTGTTGATTCCCTCCATCGTGGAATACAGCTCGTTCATGGATGCTGCGATGTAGACCGCACCAATGATTTTGCCGCCGGACAGCACCGGCTTGGCGACGACTTTTTTGCGAACATTATCCTCGTCCACGATATATTCCTCATTGTCCCGAATGCCTTGTAGCGCACGGCTGACGACGGTCTGGGTGTTTTTGCGCCCCACATAGTCTGAATGTGAACTTAGCGAGGTCGTCAGTACTTTTCCGCTGGCATCCAGCACTTGAATCTCGGCACCGTTAATGTTGAACAGGTTGTTCACCAGCACACGCAGATTTTCCGTTTTGTCCTCGCCAGCCTCTGCTTCGCCACCCGCCATCGTCTCCCCCACCAGAACCGACAGCATCTCCGCACGGGCCTGCAAGTCTTCCGTAAAGTTGCTCGTTAGCGAGTTTTTCATCGCGCTCACAAAATAAACGCCGATCAATTGCATCGCAATCAAAATCAGCAGTACATAGATAATAATCAATTTCGCCTGAATCGTTCGAAAGAACGGGAATCGCGCGAATCGGCCCATTATATCCCCACGCTTTTGGCACTGCGCACGAGATAACCAAGCCCGCGGCGTGTCAGAATCGTTTCCGGTTTGCTCGGATTCTCCTCAATCTTCTCACGCAGACGACGGATCGTGACATCCACAGTACGTACATCGCCGAAATATTCATATCCCCATACCGCTTGCAGCAGATGTTCCCGTGTCATAACCTTGCCGGAGTGCTTCGCCATATAATAGAGAAGTTCGTACTCACGATGGGTCAGATCAAGCGGTTCCCCGCCTTTGTAAGCCGTATACATGTCCATATCAAACGCCAAATCAAATAGCCGCATGACCTGCTTTTCCTCATCTTCCGGCGCTTCTGCCGTAAACGCGAGCTTTTGCCGTCTGCGCATCTGTGCCTTCACTCGTGCAAGCAACTCACGCGTACTGAACGGCTTCGTCACGTAATCATCCGCACCCAATTCCAACCCGAGTACCTTGTCGATCTCGCCATCCTTGGCGGTAAGCATAATGATCGGCATTTCCAGATGAGCGCGCACCTCACGACATACATCCATACCGTCCTTGCCCGGCAGCATCAGATCCAGCAGCATCAGATCCGGTTTTTCGGATAACGCCAGTTCAACCGCACGAATGCCATCAAATGCACAGATGACCTCGTACCCCTCTTTTTCCAAATTAAACTTCAGAATGTCTGCGATGGGCTGTTCATCGTCCACCACCAAAATCTTCCCCTGCATCGGCTGAATTCACCCCTATATCCTGCTTAATCCGCATTAGCGTCTATATCTATCTTCTATGTTCAGCTTGTACCAAAGCCTCGTTGATTGTTGTATATACTCTATAGTTTAACATACCTGAAGCACCGTCACATCCCGATCAGAGGCTTGAAAGGTCTTTCATTTGAAAATTTTTTACAGCAGCAAAAAACAAGGCCAGCATCATTGCCAACCTTGCTCTCCTTAAGCTCTATTAGTTCAGATACGTTAAAGGATTTTCTACCGTTCCATTCTTAATAATCTCAAAATGCAGATGTGTTCCGGTCGAACGACCCGTGTTGCCCATAACACCAATACTCTCGCCTTTTTCAACCACTTGTCCAACCTTAACGCCAATGCTGTTCAGATGTCCATACAGTGTTTCGTATCCGTTACGGTGGTTAATAATGATGACATTACCATAACCGCTTTTCTGTCCAGCAAAAGTAATTACACCCTCGTCAGACGCTTTCACATCGCGGTTACCTACCAGATCGACACCTTTGTGCTGGCGCCCCCACCGTTGTCCGAAGCTGCTGCTCATCGTTGCATTGGATACCGGCCAAGCAAATTCACCTGTGCCCTCGCCAACGACTTTGGTTCCGCTAAGGACCACTTCAGTTACAGCTGCTTTAATCACTTCCTGACCAAGCCACTCTTCCTGAACAACTTCACCATTTTCTTTGGTTATACGGTACTGCATGCTTTTCAATCCGCTTTGTCCTGGACGCACGACTTTTGTGGTACCTGCTTTCAACTCAGCACTTTTGCGTACTTCCACTTGCGGTTTAATCTCAATCTGCTCAACAACCTGCTCCACCGATTTAACGGTTATCGCCGGTTTCGGAACGGTCAAGGTCAGTTCGTCTCCAATTTGAAGCGATGTTTCCTTGATGCCTGGATTATGCTGGCGAATCTCACTTTGTGTAATTTCATACTTGGCAGCAATCGAAGAGATCGTATCTCCTTCATGAACCACATAAGTTACAGGCGCGTCTTTACCGACGGTTAATGCTTTAACCGCCTCGGACACATCCCATATTTTGTTTGGGTCAGCCTTCACCACATCCGTCGCTACATCTTCCTTGATGCCTACCGACTTCAGGGTTGTACTTGGTCCCTCGTTTTTCTTCGAGGAATTAGCCGATACCGACTTCGTCTTCAGCGAACTTCGCACAGTCGATGCCGATATGTATTTGCTCTGCACCTGTTCCAGGATTGCATCCGCTGTAGCCTGATCTTTCACAATACCAATGACTTCACCGTCTACCTTGAGCTCCACGCCTTTGGCGTAGGCTGTTAGCATGTCACCCAGTTTGTCCAGCGTCTCGTCACTGTTCACTTCAGGTTTGTATGCTCTTACCGTTTCGGTTGTGATACCATCCGTGTTCAGCACCATCTCTGCATCCGGATATTTATGTTGATATTCCTCGGTTTTGTCTGTAAATAGTTGTTGTAATTGTGCTTCATCTGCAATGGTACCAATCTCGCTACCTTTAACCATTACTTTATAATACGGCACGGTATTTGCAGTAACATATTGTTTGCCTGCGAACCCGAGCGATGCTGCGATGAATACACCACAAGCTGCTGTAATGATCCATTTGCGCGAGGCCAGAACGCGCTTCTTATTCACACTGAAGGTGGACATGCTCATGTTGTTTTTGTCTTCGGCCGTCCGGTGTTCCCCGGATTGTTCGTGTACCCGGTCTTTGCCCGGTTGGCGTATGCCTCTGAAACCTTTCATGATTCTCTCCTTTTCAGCACTTCTCAGTTCGCATTTCTGTCAAGACATCACCCATCGTGTCTGTCCCATGCTCGTTGATACTTGTATTGGGTGTCCGCAAAATCAGGACTTTAGCTGCGCTCATAAAAGTGTCAAAATTTTAACCTTTTATCACACCCGTATACTTTAACACAGGTTTTACACTTATTTCAACTCTACACATCACACCGCAAAGCCACGCCACGCTTGGTTTTCCTGAATTATCCATAAGTTCTTATGACCGATCCATCACCCATTATGCCTCAACATCCGCTGTACTATGTACTTTTACTCACAATTTAAGACTAGGTTCTAAGACCCAGTGGAATATGCTTTATTTTTCATAAAAATACAAATAAAATCCCTCACCAGATCAACTCTGATAAGGGATAAGGTAAACAACCTGTTTGTGGGTTCTCTTAAACTGGATTTCATTTCATGGCAATTTCGAATTTAATTTGTATGTCTCTACTCTTTCGCGGCAAGAATTACAAATCGCTTCTGCTGCACTTCCCAAAATCCATGTTGCTCCATCTCCATATGAATCTCCATTAATTGCTCACGGAAATATTGTACCTTAAAATCAGGTACTTGCCACGGGATGGTCTTCAGATAATAGACCAGTGCGCCTATATCATAGAAACGCTGCGCGGGAGCTGCTTCACGTGCCTCTAGAATCCGGAATCCACACTGCTCCAACTGAACAACAGCACGATCCAGCTCCCATCCAGCGTAATCCGCTGGCATAGGAATGCCGAGTCGATCATTGATTTCCCTGCAATCTGACCAACCTACCTGTTGAGTTAGGAACAGTCCCTCTGCCGATAGAATCCGCCTAACTTCCTGCTCTTCATACGACTCATGCCGGTTAAGAATCAGATCGAATTCCTCGTCTTCGAAAGGAAGTTGCGAATCATCAGTCACCGGAAACACCTTTACACCTAAAGGTTGTAAACGTTCCTCTGCAATCGGTATATTTGGGAGATAGCCTTCGGTAGCACACGTGTATGGAGGAAGTGGAAGGAGTCTGGACAGCATTTCTCCCCCACCAGTCCCCATGTCGAGCATTCGTTCAGTCTGATTCAACAATCGGCGCGCCATCGTTCCGTAGGACCAAGGCAGCATCCCACTCTGGAGTCGATTACTCCCTGTTACATAGCTAAAATCCCAGCCACTAAAAGGCTGATCTGCCTCTTGTAGTCCTTGCTCAAATACCTCTTTCGTCGCCTCTTTAAACTTCTCTACTGACATTCCTGAATGAGTATGATAAAAGTTCATCTTCAATAAAACCTCCAATTCGTGTATTCATAAACACAATTCCATCTTATCTCTTAAATGCACATATGAATGGAGGTCCACGAATTGGACTGAAGGTTTCTGTAATGTTGCAAAACCGTTTTTATATCTCGTGTTCTTTACCTTTATATTTCATACAATCTTCCCTCCTAC of Paenibacillus sp. FSL R5-0517 contains these proteins:
- the yycH gene encoding two-component system activity regulator YycH encodes the protein MKERIKSLVLAALVVASLVQSYFLIYRLPGGGDSIVTSETNYVKTENMGQERNIEELIFPDQMIIHLGEDKHTVFYPGNTFYQLIYSRLQGRTFDDFQRRSVQSVNWDQIRKENPGFELSFKEGIPVALLQRVMRLGTDSLFQGETINRISIYTAKNETKAHALFFSAKGDVVYEATQADLTVQDVQQHVDFGTNWTPYTLMDGGYYIPAEPLETIEADVPTGQFTVEQMQRSLFFDPSMTRNIREKDGSEIYTDSKRSLQVKQEQRWISYTDPAAPPAGQIDPAKDALSAVDFVNQHGGWKGRSRMMLGTTDSKTRLEFQQYYGSYPIMDSMQFRFGTISMEMQQETVSSYERSLEYLNEGAETKKSVKLPGGDKLKALIKKVAGENRQVVDVYPAYRPSTTEDGLRLIPVWVIRFGNGEETTVS
- a CDS encoding peptidoglycan DD-metalloendopeptidase family protein, whose protein sequence is MKGFRGIRQPGKDRVHEQSGEHRTAEDKNNMSMSTFSVNKKRVLASRKWIITAACGVFIAASLGFAGKQYVTANTVPYYKVMVKGSEIGTIADEAQLQQLFTDKTEEYQHKYPDAEMVLNTDGITTETVRAYKPEVNSDETLDKLGDMLTAYAKGVELKVDGEVIGIVKDQATADAILEQVQSKYISASTVRSSLKTKSVSANSSKKNEGPSTTLKSVGIKEDVATDVVKADPNKIWDVSEAVKALTVGKDAPVTYVVHEGDTISSIAAKYEITQSEIRQHNPGIKETSLQIGDELTLTVPKPAITVKSVEQVVEQIEIKPQVEVRKSAELKAGTTKVVRPGQSGLKSMQYRITKENGEVVQEEWLGQEVIKAAVTEVVLSGTKVVGEGTGEFAWPVSNATMSSSFGQRWGRQHKGVDLVGNRDVKASDEGVITFAGQKSGYGNVIIINHRNGYETLYGHLNSIGVKVGQVVEKGESIGVMGNTGRSTGTHLHFEIIKNGTVENPLTYLN
- the yycI gene encoding two-component system regulatory protein YycI, which produces MDWGRAKNVLIYAFLLLNLVLGYQIWMDARETAGANLDFTSLADNTQQAMEEKGIQVLAPIPNETPKLPKLSYEFIEEQKAGVDMELEQPVDSKLIFSQSELEDALQREIPQIGTYRLDQLMAEDGAFVLHPLVDGKWPLFNVSLELFYSDQKIKGYRQTPVRITTAEESDQQVLPASKALGTLIENFLPNDAIVKDIQLGYYGQLFNSDIQVAMPAWRFVLESGEVLYVQGISGDVFSPKTDKPGE
- the yycF gene encoding response regulator YycF, producing the protein MQGKILVVDDEQPIADILKFNLEKEGYEVICAFDGIRAVELALSEKPDLMLLDLMLPGKDGMDVCREVRAHLEMPIIMLTAKDGEIDKVLGLELGADDYVTKPFSTRELLARVKAQMRRRQKLAFTAEAPEDEEKQVMRLFDLAFDMDMYTAYKGGEPLDLTHREYELLYYMAKHSGKVMTREHLLQAVWGYEYFGDVRTVDVTIRRLREKIEENPSKPETILTRRGLGYLVRSAKSVGI
- a CDS encoding methyltransferase domain-containing protein yields the protein MSVEKFKEATKEVFEQGLQEADQPFSGWDFSYVTGSNRLQSGMLPWSYGTMARRLLNQTERMLDMGTGGGEMLSRLLPLPPYTCATEGYLPNIPIAEERLQPLGVKVFPVTDDSQLPFEDEEFDLILNRHESYEEQEVRRILSAEGLFLTQQVGWSDCREINDRLGIPMPADYAGWELDRAVVQLEQCGFRILEAREAAPAQRFYDIGALVYYLKTIPWQVPDFKVQYFREQLMEIHMEMEQHGFWEVQQKRFVILAAKE
- a CDS encoding trypsin-like peptidase domain-containing protein, yielding MGLFGDDFYSTKVSRRAEPEQKGKLQIIRPGGRARGRDRWSNPRRSRTGISSTVKVAVISSVISSIVTVMLFSFITQPSSLPLANATGNGGGGGAQTAQAADPYDRIIQAAAKVRPSVVSIVNHKTGSSLSMEDSALGSGVIFKKEDGKAYIMTNHHVVEGASDLEIVTVDGETHKAKLVGKDRVSDIAVLSAEDKGLGAVAEIGDSSKLQRGQTVLAIGNPLGLGGTLTSGIVSYTDRILPVSINQDGVYDWEQNVIQTDAAINEGNSGGALVDLNGKVVGINTMKISDTGVEGLGFAIPMNEVMKTVDSLLVNGKVSRPYLGVYTVDLSNPYAPLDDEQRKDLKLPSHVDSGVVVLEASGPASEAGMKLNDVITEFDGQKITSTLDLRKYLYDQKKIGDTIEVTFYRDGKAEKVSVKLTDKPE
- the walK gene encoding cell wall metabolism sensor histidine kinase WalK; its protein translation is MGRFARFPFFRTIQAKLIIIYVLLILIAMQLIGVYFVSAMKNSLTSNFTEDLQARAEMLSVLVGETMAGGEAEAGEDKTENLRVLVNNLFNINGAEIQVLDASGKVLTTSLSSHSDYVGRKNTQTVVSRALQGIRDNEEYIVDEDNVRKKVVAKPVLSGGKIIGAVYIAASMNELYSTMEGINKIFISGILIALVLTAVLGVILSHTITQPIKEVTRRATAVAEGNFDQQTPVFGTDEIGQLSRAFNYMTSRLRDALSQNEEEKEKLTSILTNMSDGVVATDEYGKVILVNRRASSILGMHPADIEGRHFAILLGIDPEDAEALASGFTGSTLLQIAPAGQEEPVVIRMTFTPVHRRERGITGTIAVLQDVTEQEELEASRREFVANVSHELRTPLTTIKSYAEALDDGALEDPQLAGRFVSVIQNETERMIRLVTDLLHLSRLDSKEALLRKQPTDILEMLEEVTDRFSFQMHQKDIQPVLSVENDIPAVPLDRDQIDQVLDNVVSNALKYTLEGGTITIAARRSDGHALAISVSDTGMGIPQRDLDRIFERFYRVDKARSRSMGGTGLGLSIAREIVKAHDGSISLESEVDVGTTVTFTLPMREEGGEHREGTD
- a CDS encoding MBL fold metallo-hydrolase, whose product is MGIYFTVLSSGSTGNATVIQHGGTSLMIDAGLSAKRLDALFQEREISGAELDGILVTHEHSDHIKGLGAMSRKYNLPIYANLNTWAALEKSVGSIPEENRRIFETGEKHDFGSLRVESFGISHDAAEPVGYTFDDGSEKLSVATDLGYMSDKVRDAISDSDVLVLEANHDVELLRMGRYPWNTKRRILSDIGHLSNEAAGAALSELMNGRIKRTYLAHLSRDHNMMDLAKMSVRDAMESRGCFYRDHEFKLCDTYYDRPTPWDRVGEP